AACGATCACTCGAGCAGTCATCACACCATGGGTAGCAGCGCATATCACACCAACCAATCcggtgcaggtgcaggttCCGGTGCAGGTTCAGGCGGTGGCGCACATCCAGACTGGAATCCTCAACACGTCacaggcagcagcgccaaccACGCCGCCTACGCAGGTCACTATGGTTCCGGCGTACGACAGCATTCGGCTCCCAGCGAACATCCTCCTGGTGCTAGTGGTGGCGGGCAGTATGCAGCCGGATCCGCCGACGGTcatgctgctggtgctgcggATGGAAATCAGATGTCGTGGGATCccaacgctgcagctgctgcgggCTACTACGCCAATCAGGGAGGAGCAGCGAATGGTGCAGCGCCGCTCTATCATGCATTTCAGCCTCAGGCTCTGCACTCGGCAGGCTATCCCTTttctgctcaagctggtcACGCTCCCTatgcaggtgcaggtgcagctACAGGTGCACCCTCAAACTACGAGTCGAACCCTTACTTTGCCGCTGCGTCGGGCTACCTCGGCTTCCCCGAAGGCGCTGCGCCGGGATTTCCTCCCGGCGCGGACCCCTATGGTGGCGCGGCGGGTGGACCTGGCATGATAGCCATGGCGGGTGCAGGCGGCGTGCGTCCGAACATGCTTTCTCGACAAGGAACCCAACTGTCCATGATGTCGACCAACTCGAACTCGCTCGCCGGCATGGGCTCGACCAACCCACGTCGCAAATCCAAAGATGCAGCTCCTCAACAGACGCTTCCCTTCAACAAGTCGTTTGTCGCCGAATATCGACAGCGAATGAAGGGCGATCCCGATCCGGAGGCGCAATTTGCATATGCCAAGTACCTGATCGAAGCGGCCAAAAAGGTGCACGATCCGGCCGACGGaccaaagcagcagcgcaagtACCGGGATACCCTCTTGTCGGAAAGTCTCAAGCTGATCAAGCGTTTGGCGACAACTGGAATGGGGCTGGGCAAGCCTCCGTATGCGGAAGCGCAGTTTTTCCTGGCCAACTGTTTCGGCAACGGCAGTCTGGGGCTACAGGTGGATCACGAAAAGGCATACAATCTGTACGTGCAGGCGTCCAAGCAGAACCACCCGGCTGCCACGTATCGCACTGCGGTGTGCAACGAGGTAGGTGCCGGTACGCGACGCGATCATCACCGAGCGGTGCTGTTCTATCGCAAGGCATCGGCGCTGGGCGATACGGCGGGGATGTATAAGCTGGGCATGGTGCTGCTGAATGGCATGCTGGGTCAACCGCGCAATGTGCGCGAGGCCATTGTGTGGCTCAagcgcgcagcagcgcaggCGGACGAGGACAACCCGCACGCACTGCACGAACTCGGCCTGCTGCACGAAAAAGCGACAAATGGCGTCGTCCTGCACGACGAGGCGTACGCGCGCGAACTGTTCACGCAAGCTGCACAGCTCGGCTACTCTCCGTCGCAGTTCAAGCTGGGTTCTGCGTACGAGTACGGCAATCTGACGTGCCCGGTCGATCCACGTCGCAGCATAGCGTGGTACACGAAAGCAGCGCAAAAAGGCGACGGCGAGTCAGAGCTCGCGCTCTCCGGATGGTATCTCACAGGCTCCGAAGGCGTCTTGAAGCAGAGCGACAGCGAAGCGTACCTGTGGGCGAGGAGGGCGGCCACCAAAGGGATCCCCAAGGCCGAGTATGCGGTCGGCTACTACTCAGAAGTGGGCATCGGCGTCGCGGCGAATTTGGACGAGGCGAAACGGTGGTACATGCGTGCCGCCGCTCAGGGCAACAAGAGGGCAATGCAGAGGTTGACCGAACTGAAAAAGTTGAAGGGCGGCATGGGCAAGAAGGGCGCCAGACCGACGCGCAAAGATGCCGAAAAGGAATGCGTGGTTATGTGAGCAGCTGAGCTCGCCGATCACCATCCCGAATGTCTCGTACAGcgtcactcgtcactcgtcaCTACCATCTCAAAATTGACCAGCTTCACAGACGGCCAGTCATTCGgtgatcgtgaatcgtgaatcgtaaatcgtgaatcgtgaatcacgaatcatgtCTCagtcaagaatcgtgaatgtgtgcCACTGTGTGCGACTGAGAATTCTTTTCTTTTGGATGTCTGGAATTGcgttattcgtgattggtgagTGGTTTTGTTTGTCCAGATGTGAATCACACTGACAGACtgggattcgtgattggtgattgtgaaGCTGACGTGGTCAGAGTCTAGCGCGATGATTGGGCTGGTGGTGCTTGGTGGGATCGAAGCGGTTGCTGTCGGCACTCTGGATACTGGCGCCGTGTTTCTTGATGGTGTGCagatggtgttggtgttggaAGCTGAATTTGGAGAGGTCGAGGTGTCTTTTGTTGTCGACCAAGCCTTTGACTGTTGCGAAGAGCTCGCCTATGATGGGCAGGAATTTGTACGCATGTCCCGAGTCGCCACTGACGACCCACACATTGTTGGCCACATGGGCGTTGTGCGAGCCGATCGCCGGATGGTGGTTGAGCGTATCGAGGATCCAGTTTTCGTCGAGCGTATCGCTGTACCAGCAAACCCGCGTCTGCATCACGCGCTCTTTGGTAGCAATCGACGGGTAGATCTGCGAGAGCTCAGAGAGCATACATTCGACTTGGTCAGACGGGATCGTGGTTTCGGCCATGTTGTATCCGACGTCGTCCGACCGAATGCGCTCAGCACCGAGCTCTCTCGACTCGACAGCCACTGCGGCATGCTCAAGTTTCGAATCTTCAAACCGCGGGTAGCCACGCTTGCTCTCGCGCTGCCGAGGCTTAGGGTACAGATACCCGTTGGAATGATACGCGATCTTGAGCTGCCATTGCCCATCCTTGAACACCGGTTCGAACTGGTAGAAGCCCGAAGAAAAGTTGATCACCACCGGCGTGTTTTGCAGCGCAcgtgcttcgtcgtcggtcaAACGCAGGATGGCTACGCACTGCGCCGATGGACGAGTCATCCACTTTTCAAGGCTCGCACTCGTGTTGCTGGAAACCAGCGGCTGCGCAAGCGTGGTCAGCAGATCCGACGTCCACGCACCGCACGCCAGGATGATGTGTTGCGCGAAAAACTTTCGTCCATCGTTGGTCTGTACTCCAACCACCTTCTGCTCTTCCATGAGCAGCGACGTGACGAGCGCGTTCGAGTACACTTGCACACCCTTCTCGATCGCATGCTGCAACAGAGCGCGACATGCATTGTTCGCCTCAGCCCACCCACCGCGCGGGTTGAAGTAGCCGGTCTGTGTCTTGCCCATCCCCTTGAGCCCGTCGCCCAACCTGGTCTGATCTACACCGCGGAAGATGCGTTGCACTTTTTCATCATTGTCCAATTTGAACGCTCTCGGCGGCAACGTGGCTCCCGGAGGTGCCACCTCGAGATGCGCATCCTTGTTCTCCCAAGCATGCCTGATTCCAGCCTCGACGTACTCGTCGGCGCTTCCACTACCGCCAAAGATGCGTCCTTTGTCACTCGACCGGAACAAGACGCCCACTTCGTGGTAGAAGCGCGAGAGCACCGGATGCGATCGCCAGCGAGAGATGGCCTCTTTCGCCAAAGTACAGTAGTTGGAATCCGTATAGTCGGCACGGATGATCTTGTTGAGGTCGTGCGATGCACCGTCGGTAGAAACGAAGCCGTCCGACGAGCGGTCCaggatgcagatgcgcgACGACGGCAGAATCGTGGATAGGTACGACGCGATCGATGTGCCATTCACGCCCGATCCGACGATCACATAGTCAGCATGAGTAGAGCCGCTCATCGTGTCGTTCGTTCCGGACAGGCTCGTGATgtaagtcacgagtccgTGAGTGTTGCGCCGTTGTGATGATGGTACGAAGCCAAGACGTTCAAAGACGTGGATCTCTTGATCTGTTCCACTTATCAGACACTCGATTCTGCCCCCCACCAGACTTGGTCCGACCACACCGCTCCAAGCAACATGCACTTCATCACGAATTCTTGCTTCACTTTCCAGTGTCGAACCCACCttccgattcgtgattcttctcgacccactcgtcactctgCTGTGCCGAGGCACAACTCTTAATCTTGTTTATTATATTTTTTTTTCGCCGATAACTTGGATAAGATTCacgtattcgtgattgtgattaTCCCTTGAATTTCACCGAgcaagattcgtgattgagcgCCGCGGCACTTCGGCGAATTGCCGAAGCTCGCCAACTTGGTGCTTTGCTGAACGCTTCCACGCTTCGATATCGCTCACATTTTACGCTTTTCCTATCGACTCGTGCCTTGCACCTAGGTCCATCTAGGTCCACACATCTCAATCACGCACTAGTCGGTATTCCATACCAGTTCTTGAACCTACACGAACTGAGACGACCGTGTTAACCAAATGTCTGACTGCTCTTGCCCACCCGCTTGACCTTGCTCAAGCGCCACTCATCCTGGTGCTTGGCAAACCGATCGAACAGCGGTGCCACCTTCTCctgcctcttcctcttgctGATGTTCAACGCATCTGCAGTCCTGAAGAACCTCGGTGCCACCTCCACCAGCCATTTTGGCTCGATCGCCGTCACCTCCCTCATATACTCGCGCGTGGTCAACACCACTTCGTGGTAAACGCAGTATTCGGGTGCCCGATTAAACAGCGCTGAGCTCGGGTGGATGTACACCGAGCCACCCGATTCCGCCAGAGACTTGTACCCCTCCTGAGGatccttcttggccgcaTTTCTAAAGTAGCCCGAACAGATCGCCTTGCGAACGCGGTTGTAGTTCTTACCACACGACACAATGTCGTGCTTGTACCGGTCCATAATGCCAACCAGCTGCTTCCTCACATCCTGCGCCCGACGCAGCGATCGACCTTGTACAAAGTTGTCCATACACCACGGCATGCTGAACTTGCTTGCCGCCCATCCGTTGTACACGCCCAGCAGAGTCAGATGGTCTCCTTCCGGCTGGAAAAacttggccttcttggcgtCCGCTTGCGTCTGCTTATCTTTGGGTCGGTAGAACACGTTCTGCACCGACAGCATCGCGACAATGGAAAGCATCTCTTCCGAACATCCTagatcgacgctggcgaTCAGCATCTTGGACATCATCGGTTCCATGGGGAAGTCAGCCATCTTCCTGCCCAACCGAGTGAGCAAgccctcgtcgtccaaTGCGGAAAGAGCGTAGAGCGATTCCAAGGCGGTCAGCAGCGTCTGCGCAGGTGGCGGATCCATAAAGTCAAAGTTGACCAGATCATTGATACCCATCGCTTTCAAAGCCAGGATCGTCGATGCTAGGTTCTGGCGCTGGATATCAGGAATCGAGTTGGGCAGCATCTCGTTTCGATACGCCGCTTCCGTGTACAGTCGATAGCATTTGCCCGGTCCCGTccgtccagctcgtccggcacgctgtcgagcttgcgccTGCGAAATTGGCGTCACCACCAGCGAGTCCATGCCCAACCTGGGATCGTATGCGTTCTGCTTGACAAATCCAGGATCGACCACGTAGTAGATGCCATCGATCGTGATGCTCGTCTCGGCGATATTGGTCGCCAAGATGACTTTTCGAGATCCGGCGGGTGTAGGCTCAAAGATACGCGTTTGCATTTCGGACGGTAGCGCAGAGTAGACCGGTAAAATGATCAGTTCGGGCACGCTAGGTCCCAACGCCTTCATGCGCTCAAACAGGATCTCGCAGCTTGTATCGATCTCTTCCTGCCCCGtgaggaagacgaggatgtCGCCGGTGGGTTCCGAAAGGTGAATCTGCATCACCGTGATCAGCGCTGCATCCAAGTAGTCCGGTTCCGGTTCTTTTGTGTACAGAATCTCGACAGGATACGTTCGTCCGGGAATGGTAAAGATTGGACAGCCGAAAAAGTAGGTGGAAAACTTTTCCGCATCCAACGTTGCCGATGtgacgatgagcttgaGATCCGGTCTCCGTTTGAGTGCCTTTTTAAGCAGTCCAAACAGAACGTCGGTTGCAATCGTGCGTTCGTgtgcctcgtcgagcatgaTGACCGAGTAGTTGGATACGTCGGGATCCACAAGACACTCTCGTTGAAGCATACCGTCCGTCATGTACTTGATCTTGGTTTCTGGGCTGGTGCAGTCCTCGAAACGGATCGTATAGCCCACCTCTTGCCCGACTCTACACCCAACTTCCTCGGCAACACGTTTGGCGACACTCACAGCTGCTACACGCCTCGGCTGCGTACATCCGATCTTGCCGCGATCAGCAAATCCCTCTTCGGCCAAGTATTGCGTCATCTGCGTCGTTTTGCCCGAGCCAGTGTCTCCGACTACGATCAAGACTTGGTTGTCGCGAATCGCTTGCACCAGCTCTTGTCGCAACTTAAAGATGGGCAAGCTTTGACGCTGTTCTTGCATAGAAAGGTTGGTGATGCGGCCGAAAGTGGTGGCCTTGTTGAACGTCTCCTTCTTCCAAGCAGGTTGATCCTGCGCCTTTGCACCGAGGATGTTGCCGCGTCGATCCTGGGCAAACATGCGATCACCCTGCT
This Mycosarcoma maydis chromosome 11, whole genome shotgun sequence DNA region includes the following protein-coding sequences:
- a CDS encoding putative ATP dependent RNA helicase, which codes for MASKPDDELYQLELLSLTGKVANELLNHTGINDRVLAEFILSLHDSATSVADFKSKLSEVGADFPDSFVTNLDRLILRLHPKHKKPSASKASTNDKPGSASPSAKGKEKATAEDEERERKARMFPGLAIKDQEWQPSEDKGRNAVDDFLKEFEDMAAAKSASHANGHARHNGIRSPPPGKANRYDNDENRAASSSSSSRRGRDDRPPSHLSRPTPDDRPQLYKIYEGQVSNMRDFGVFVSLEGLRGRFEGMVHIGSIAAGTRVNHPSDLLSRGQRVKVKVMSVVGDRIGLSMKDVDQATGRDLTPHLRIKTEAEMAEERERHAARSASGANSAPLGGTRGSNGAGSGIAVKEDGRGRSMKRLTSPERWELRQLIASGVAKASDYPELLEEDLRTPNTQPGADDDDEEIDIEVNEKEAPFLKGQTSSSIEMSPVKIVKAPDGTLNRAAMAGATLAKERRELRKQEAEEEADAEAADMTSGWLDPMAQQGDRMFAQDRRGNILGAKAQDQPAWKKETFNKATTFGRITNLSMQEQRQSLPIFKLRQELVQAIRDNQVLIVVGDTGSGKTTQMTQYLAEEGFADRGKIGCTQPRRVAAVSVAKRVAEEVGCRVGQEVGYTIRFEDCTSPETKIKYMTDGMLQRECLVDPDVSNYSVIMLDEAHERTIATDVLFGLLKKALKRRPDLKLIVTSATLDAEKFSTYFFGCPIFTIPGRTYPVEILYTKEPEPDYLDAALITVMQIHLSEPTGDILVFLTGQEEIDTSCEILFERMKALGPSVPELIILPVYSALPSEMQTRIFEPTPAGSRKVILATNIAETSITIDGIYYVVDPGFVKQNAYDPRLGMDSLVVTPISQAQARQRAGRAGRTGPGKCYRLYTEAAYRNEMLPNSIPDIQRQNLASTILALKAMGINDLVNFDFMDPPPAQTLLTALESLYALSALDDEGLLTRLGRKMADFPMEPMMSKMLIASVDLGCSEEMLSIVAMLSVQNVFYRPKDKQTQADAKKAKFFQPEGDHLTLLGVYNGWAASKFSMPWCMDNFVQGRSLRRAQDVRKQLVGIMDRYKHDIVSCGKNYNRVRKAICSGYFRNAAKKDPQEGYKSLAESGGSVYIHPSSALFNRAPEYCVYHEVVLTTREYMREVTAIEPKWLVEVAPRFFRTADALNISKRKRQEKVAPLFDRFAKHQDEWRLSKVKRVGKSSQTFG
- a CDS encoding uncharacterized protein (related to SKT5 - activator of chitin synthase III), producing MSMPTAESDESLSAAYASNYDNAYASPQYHQQQHHHSSAQQHKTQLQQLQQQNSTSSNNAEVAPVSSSASSSNAGLSRQGGSVGSSGSQSYYSSTTAIPQQQQAAAHPYPPQYSNYHQLHHHPQHYPSPPTGAYRPPRHISSNYPEQSHSAASISANAANAAAAHLAPTAISSTMYAQSNISMPALRPVGADPSARAPPLADDFGDSFANMNLYGTPKLGPQRSKSPAYTSASGDAAASTKGIASAASVRANAMFANQEIHQSASEVQPENSLAAIADHIDQAAADLDPNVAAGSASTPSHNDHSSSHHTMGSSAYHTNQSGAGAGSGAGSGGGAHPDWNPQHVTGSSANHAAYAGHYGSGVRQHSAPSEHPPGASGGGQYAAGSADGHAAGAADGNQMSWDPNAAAAAGYYANQGGAANGAAPLYHAFQPQALHSAGYPFSAQAGHAPYAGAGAATGAPSNYESNPYFAAASGYLGFPEGAAPGFPPGADPYGGAAGGPGMIAMAGAGGVRPNMLSRQGTQLSMMSTNSNSLAGMGSTNPRRKSKDAAPQQTLPFNKSFVAEYRQRMKGDPDPEAQFAYAKYLIEAAKKVHDPADGPKQQRKYRDTLLSESLKLIKRLATTGMGLGKPPYAEAQFFLANCFGNGSLGLQVDHEKAYNLYVQASKQNHPAATYRTAVCNEVGAGTRRDHHRAVLFYRKASALGDTAGMYKLGMVLLNGMLGQPRNVREAIVWLKRAAAQADEDNPHALHELGLLHEKATNGVVLHDEAYARELFTQAAQLGYSPSQFKLGSAYEYGNLTCPVDPRRSIAWYTKAAQKGDGESELALSGWYLTGSEGVLKQSDSEAYLWARRAATKGIPKAEYAVGYYSEVGIGVAANLDEAKRWYMRAAAQGNKRAMQRLTELKKLKGGMGKKGARPTRKDAEKECVVM
- a CDS encoding uncharacterized protein (related to fructosyl amino acid oxidase), which encodes MSGSTHADYVIVGSGVNGTSIASYLSTILPSSRICILDRSSDGFVSTDGASHDLNKIIRADYTDSNYCTLAKEAISRWRSHPVLSRFYHEVGVLFRSSDKGRIFGGSGSADEYVEAGIRHAWENKDAHLEVAPPGATLPPRAFKLDNDEKVQRIFRGVDQTRLGDGLKGMGKTQTGYFNPRGGWAEANNACRALLQHAIEKGVQVYSNALVTSLLMEEQKVVGVQTNDGRKFFAQHIILACGAWTSDLLTTLAQPLVSSNTSASLEKWMTRPSAQCVAILRLTDDEARALQNTPVVINFSSGFYQFEPVFKDGQWQLKIAYHSNGYLYPKPRQRESKRGYPRFEDSKLEHAAVAVESRELGAERIRSDDVGYNMAETTIPSDQVECMLSELSQIYPSIATKERVMQTRVCWYSDTLDENWILDTLNHHPAIGSHNAHVANNVWVVSGDSGHAYKFLPIIGELFATVKGLVDNKRHLDLSKFSFQHQHHLHTIKKHGASIQSADSNRFDPTKHHQPNHRARL